Proteins encoded by one window of Deltaproteobacteria bacterium GWA2_45_12:
- a CDS encoding cyclopropane-fatty-acyl-phospholipid synthase, whose translation MTFSLKEKSQQILAQADIRINGDRPWDIVVHDERLYKRVLSQGSIGLGESYMDGWWDAEHLDEFFTRVLQMRLDKKISRTRKIILGIMSVLFNRQSLRRAFEVGEQHYDIGNDLYAAMLDKRLTYTCGYFSGHPPALGLEEAQEQKLDLVCRKLNLQPGQKILDIGCGWGSFAKYAAEKYGVSVTGITISKEQAALARTLCTGLPVEIILEDYRKISGTFDHIVSLGMFEHVGYKNYRTYMEVASRHLKDGGLFLLHTIGGNETTLIGDPWFDKYIFPNGMFPSIAQIGKAVGDLFVMEDWHNFGADYDKTLMAWFANFDAAWPRLKDKYGDRFYRMWKYYLLCVAGSFRARDSQLWQIVLSKNGVPGGYQTTR comes from the coding sequence ATGACTTTCTCTCTCAAGGAAAAATCGCAGCAGATCTTGGCCCAAGCTGACATACGCATCAATGGCGACCGACCATGGGATATCGTCGTCCATGACGAGCGCCTGTATAAGAGAGTCCTATCGCAAGGCTCGATCGGACTGGGTGAATCCTATATGGACGGTTGGTGGGATGCAGAGCATTTGGATGAATTCTTCACAAGGGTACTCCAGATGCGCTTGGATAAAAAAATCAGCCGGACAAGAAAAATCATTCTCGGCATAATGAGCGTTCTTTTCAATCGACAATCACTTAGAAGAGCTTTCGAAGTAGGCGAGCAACATTACGATATCGGGAATGACTTGTACGCAGCCATGCTCGATAAGCGCCTCACCTATACGTGCGGCTACTTTAGCGGCCATCCGCCGGCTCTAGGGCTCGAAGAGGCACAGGAGCAAAAACTCGATTTGGTCTGCCGAAAACTCAATCTCCAGCCAGGACAGAAAATTCTCGATATCGGCTGCGGTTGGGGCAGTTTCGCCAAATATGCGGCCGAAAAATACGGCGTTTCGGTCACCGGCATAACCATTTCCAAGGAACAAGCCGCGCTGGCCCGTACCCTCTGTACCGGCCTGCCGGTGGAAATCATTCTCGAAGATTACAGGAAAATCAGCGGCACATTCGACCACATCGTTTCTCTCGGTATGTTCGAGCATGTAGGTTACAAAAATTACCGCACCTATATGGAAGTGGCCAGCCGCCATTTGAAGGATGGCGGGCTCTTCTTGCTCCACACTATCGGCGGAAATGAAACCACGCTTATCGGTGATCCCTGGTTCGATAAGTACATTTTCCCCAACGGCATGTTCCCTTCTATCGCCCAAATCGGCAAAGCCGTCGGAGACCTCTTCGTAATGGAGGATTGGCATAACTTCGGAGCGGATTACGACAAGACACTGATGGCCTGGTTTGCCAATTTCGATGCCGCCTGGCCTCGGCTCAAGGATAAATATGGCGACCGTTTCTATCGGATGTGGAAATATTATCTCCTGTGCGTGGCAGGATCATTCCGCGCTCGCGACAGCCAACTCTGGCAGATCGTGCTGTCTAAAAATGGAGTTCCTGGCGGTTACCAAACAACACGTTAA